The window TCTTATCAGTTGTGGCTCTCAATCTCCTTATTGTTTTTTGATAGATGCCCTTTCTCCATTCTTCCTTTAATGTACATTTCTTAGATGAAATGTTACAGCACGGGTATAGTGGCATCCACAGCTCTGTTTTGTCTGTCTGTAGTCAAATCATTAGATGCATTTCTGAATACCTGACTTAAGAATGGTGTCAATCTTTCAGGCCTTTGTCAAGACTCAAAAAACGAAGGCTTACTCCAAGCGCTATCAAGTCAAGTACAAGAGACGGAGAGGTAGTATTTATCTTCCAATTTTTATTCTGTTGTTCGAGTGTTGCTGGTAATTTATTATGTCTTTGCGGACTGGACAGAGGGGAAGACCGATTACCGTGCACGGATCAGGTTGATTAACCAGGACAAGAACAAATACAATACACCTAAATATCGTTTTGTTGTTCGATTTGTATCCTCAAAAGAAGATTTCTGTTTTTGACTTTTTgtgcttcttttattcttttttgtgGTAATTAGGATTAAGTTCTTAACGTGATATGATATCAGAGTAATAAAGATATTTGTGCACAAGTAATATCTGCAAGCATTGCTGGTGATCTGGTTCTCGCATCTGCTTATGCTCATGAACTGCCACAATATGGACTTGAAGTTGGTCTTACTAACTATGCTGCAggtaatatttttttgttttcctaTTTATGCATGTTCTTAGTTGTTAACAAACCATATTTGTCGGTGATTAGCCTATTGCACTGGACTTCTCCTGGCAAGGCGAGTCCTGAAGATTCTTGAAATGGATGATGAATACCAGGGGAATGTAGAGGTATGTGTTCCATGTTTGTTGTTTTTACATATAACTAAAATGTTTTCTGCCTAACTTGCCTAAATGTCTTGGTCAGGCCACTGGCGAGGACTTCTCTGTTGAACCTGCTGAGAGCAGGAGGCCCTTCCGTGCTCTGCTTGATGTTGGCCTTGTGAGGACAACAACTGGCAACCGAGTGTTTGGTGCTCTTAAGGTAATTATCTTCTCATTACTAAAATTTCATTTTTTGCTTTATGGGCTTCTGTGCTTCCAAATTTATCTCAA of the Musa acuminata AAA Group cultivar baxijiao chromosome BXJ2-10, Cavendish_Baxijiao_AAA, whole genome shotgun sequence genome contains:
- the LOC103999957 gene encoding large ribosomal subunit protein uL18, with product MAFVKTQKTKAYSKRYQVKYKRRREGKTDYRARIRLINQDKNKYNTPKYRFVVRFSNKDICAQVISASIAGDLVLASAYAHELPQYGLEVGLTNYAAAYCTGLLLARRVLKILEMDDEYQGNVEATGEDFSVEPAESRRPFRALLDVGLVRTTTGNRVFGALKGALDGGLDIPHSDKRFAGFKNDEKQLDAEVHRNYIFGGHVASYMRALMEDEPDKYQTHFSEYIKKGIEPDDIEEMYKKVHAAIRADPSAIKSTKEPPTEHKRYNLKKLTYEERKVKLIERLNALNASGGADDDDEDEDDE